Sequence from the Candidatus Dormiibacterota bacterium genome:
ACCGGCAGGTAGTTGACGACCACGTCGGTGCCGGTGTCCCTGAGGATGCCGACGATGTCGGCGGTGGACCCGGGCGCCTTGGTGATCACCTCGCTGAGGTACTTGCCGAGGCCGTCGTGGGTCATGCCGCGCTGCACGACCACGTCGGTGGGGGGCACGTCGGTGAACTTCACGGTGTTGTTCTGGCCGCACCAGATCGCCTCGCTGAGCTCCTTGCCCACCTTGGTGGCGTCGATGTCGAATGCGGCCGAGAACTCGATGTCGCTCACGTGGTAGCCGCCGAGGTCGACGTGCATCAGACCGGGGACGAAGGCCGCCGGGTCGGCGTGCCGGTAGTACTCCACCCCCTGTATCAGCGACGACGCGCAGTTGCCGACGCCGATGACCGCCACTCTCACCCTGTCACTCATATCCGAGCCCCCCATGTGGGTGTGTCCGTCAGTCGGCGTCACCCTGGGCCGCCCTCCTGAACGCCGCCCCACGTCCGCGCTGAGAGAGCGCTGAAGGCGCTGAACCGCCACCACCGGCCGGCCGCGGCGCGCGGCACTTCAGTCGCCGCTCAGCGGCTTAAGCGGAGTTTCAGGCGGGGCCAAGAGGCGCTTCACCGGCCCCGCTCAGGGTTGCGTCGACGGTCGGCAACGGAGGACGGGTGATGAGCACGCAGCACGAGTTCCGGATTCTCGGCCCCCTGGAGGTGTGGGACGGAGAGCGCAGTCTCACCCTGGGCGGAGTCGACCTCGAGCTGGCGAGCACCGTGGTCGCGGCGACGGCCGTGGGCGCCGCTCCGCCCGCCGCGCCGACCACTCCCGCCCCGACGGCTCCGGTCGCGGCCACCGCACCCGCCCCGGCACCCCGCCACCGCCGGTCGCGGACGCTGACCGGCGCGGTCGCGGCGGTGATCGCCGGTGGCTGCTTCGGCGGGCTGGGGCTCCACACCCTGCGGGCGAGCACCGCCGGCCCCGCGCAGGCGGCGGCACCGGCGCCGGCCCCGGTCGACACCTTCCCCAGCGCCGACGAGCAGCGGCTGATCAGGCAGTTCGGACAGGCGGTGACCGGCTGCCAGCGCTACCCCCACCACTACGCCAAGGCGCTGGCCGACGTCGAGTGCCACGCCACCGGCGACCACCCCGGCGCCGGCACCGTGCTCCTCCAGAGCTTCGCCACCTATGCCGACCTGGAGATGCACTTCCATCACGTCCTCTCGCTGACGATCCAGGCCGAGACCGGCCGGCCGGTGACCGCGGCCCACCACGGCGACTGCGCCGATCCGGGATCGGGGTTCTTCGCGCTCTCCAACCACCAGCGCCCGAACGCCACCACCGCCAACGGACACCTCGTCTGCTACGCGGACCACGCCGGCGTGCCCCACCTCGCCTGGACCGACGCGAGCCGGCTGGTCGTCGCCCAGGCGACCGGCGTCCCCGGACCTGCGGACAGGGCACAGTGCGGCCTGCTGACCTTCTGGCACGGCCTCTATCCGGAGGAGACGAGCCCGGCGCCGGCCGCCACCCAGCTCACCGCGACCAAGGTCGCCGCCACCAATCCGCCGGCGCCGCCGGTGCAGGTCCCGCTGGCAGCCGCACCCGCCCAGCGCCAGCTCGCGCCCACCCCGGCCGCCACCCCGGCGCCCGGCGCCGCCACCCCGGCCCGCACCGCCGCCGCGACCCCGGCTCCCACCCCGGCTCCGTCCACGACGAGCGGCCAGAGGAGCGGCGGCTGGGACCAGGGCTGGCAGGGCTGGTTCGGCGGCCACGGCCACGACTGACCCCCGACGCCACCCGCCGACAGACAACCCATCCGCCACGCCCCGCCCCGATTGCGGAGCACAACACCCGAGGAGGTACGCCATGTCCATCCAGAGTCGCATCGCAGGTCGCATCGCCGTCGTGGCCGTGGCCGCCGCGGCGGCGGCGGTCGGAGGCGCCGCCGTGGCCGCCCACGCCGCTCCCACGTCGCCGGGGCTCCACCCCGCCGCCACCACCACCGTCACCCAGCCGGCGGTGGCCGCGGCCCCCACGGTGGCCACGCCGGTCACCGCCGCGCCGCCGGACGTCGCCCGGCCGGCGGCTCCGGCGCCGGCCACGGTTTCCGCGCCGGTGGAGCAGGCGGAGGCCGCCGAACCGGCCGACGCCACCGAGGCGCCCGACGCCGCCGAGGCGCCGGAGACCGCCGCGGACGGCGACTGACCCCCGCGCCGCCGAGCGCCTCGTCCAATCCCCGCCAGACGGCCCCGGTGCAGACCGGGGCCGTTCTGCGGTGCGGAGGGAGGCCCGGGGCTGCCTAGACTGGCCACCGTGAGCAGCCCTCCCGACAGCCGCGAGCTGCGCCGCGCCGGGCTGACCGCCCTCGGCTGGAGCGCGCTGCTCTGGCTCCCCGCCGGGGTGCTGGTGGCGGTCGGGGTGACCAGCACCGGCCGCGCCGGCACCGGCTATCCCGAGGCGGTGCTGAGCTTCATCGTCGACGAGGCCGGGGTGGGCTACTGCTTCGTGGTCATGGCCATCGCCTGCGGCGTCGGCTACCCGATCGCCCAGCTGCGCCGGCCGGCGCTGCCCCCCGGCCTCCTCGAATCGCAGATCTTCGCGGCGATCGTCTACACCGCGATGCTGCTGGTGTCGCTCCCCCTCGAGGCGGTGCTCCTCCAGGGGATCGGCCTGCAACCCGGCCGCGCCGCCCTCACCGCCATCGTCCTGCCGCCCAAGCTGGCCGCCGCGGTGGTCGCCGCCGGCGCCGTCTACCCCTGGTACCTCGGCCGGCGCGACCGCTCCTGACCCTCACAGGACCGAGGTTGCCAGGGGGCGGGCGATGTGGCAAGCTGGGACGGTTAAGGCTACTTTGTCGATCCGAATTGTCACCAATAGGTCAGGCCAAGGAGACCCGATGTCCAACCGAACCCCAGCCCTCGTCACCACCGAGTGGGTCGCCGAGCGCCTCGGCGATCCCGGCATCCGCATCG
This genomic interval carries:
- a CDS encoding inositol-3-phosphate synthase, coding for MSDRVRVAVIGVGNCASSLIQGVEYYRHADPAAFVPGLMHVDLGGYHVSDIEFSAAFDIDATKVGKELSEAIWCGQNNTVKFTDVPPTDVVVQRGMTHDGLGKYLSEVITKAPGSTADIVGILRDTGTDVVVNYLPV